The DNA sequence CGCCCGGTTTGTCAAACGTCGTTGTCAAGCTGTTGACATAGCCGGGTTCGACCATCATATTGATGTTCGTTCCGGGAATTTCAAACCCGTGAATGACATCTTTTGAGGTGACGTTGATCGTCACTTTCGCTCCTTTTGGAATTTCAATGGCATTTGGCGTAAAGGAAAACGCGGCCACGACGATGTTCAGTTCGTATTCGTCATCCCCTTTTTTCACAAGCCCCGGATGATCAAACGGCGGGGTAGTGTCCACTTTTTCCGGATCGATCGTCGTCAGACAGCTTGGCGGCTGCTGTCCGGCGGCGAAAGCGCTCACGCCGACGACCGTCAAAAAGACGATCAAACAACCGATGCCGAACGTCAGCCAAATTTTTTCATACTTATGAATGTGCATCTCAAGTCCCTCCCTTGCCGCTTACAGGCGGTGTAAAAATAAAAAGTAGACGCTGACCCAGGCGAAAATGATGAAAAAGCCGAGCAAAAACACGGACGACAGCGTGCCGCTGAGCGCCGGCTCTTTTTCCTTTTTTGTTTGCCGGTCCATTGCCGTCGGTTTTGTCCGCTCTGGTTTGGCCATCCTTTCATCCCTCCTCGTGCGTTTTGGATTCATCCCCCATAACGTTGACAGGCAGGTGCGCCAAGCGTGAGTTTCCCTGCTTTGACACTATCATAACCGTACAAAACGGCTGCAACAGTGACTTTTCTCACAAAAACAACACAAGAAGTTTGAACAAATGGTGACGATGGTGAACAATGTAGGAAAAGGGCGGGAAGGAAAAAGGCGGCGGATCCGTCTGATGAGGGACAGCGGCAACGGTTTTGTCCCGGACAGAATCGGAACGAAGATAGCTGACGGCAAAGGAGAGTAAAAACGAATGATTAATTATTTTTTTATTTAATGTTCGTTTTTT is a window from the Geobacillus stearothermophilus ATCC 12980 genome containing:
- a CDS encoding cytochrome c oxidase subunit II; the protein is MHIHKYEKIWLTFGIGCLIVFLTVVGVSAFAAGQQPPSCLTTIDPEKVDTTPPFDHPGLVKKGDDEYELNIVVAAFSFTPNAIEIPKGAKVTINVTSKDVIHGFEIPGTNINMMVEPGYVNSLTTTFDKPGEYTILCNEYCGAGHHMMTARIKVVE
- a CDS encoding cytochrome c oxidase subunit 2A is translated as MAKPERTKPTAMDRQTKKEKEPALSGTLSSVFLLGFFIIFAWVSVYFLFLHRL